In a single window of the Methanobacterium alcaliphilum genome:
- a CDS encoding MotA/TolQ/ExbB proton channel family protein translates to MIIFGSEVLSNLLYLIAQSLLIPVIVVLLIFIIYAVLSLGGFITERFARTKFDVDKIEQLIRNISNSSNPQEMKEKVDESDLSANQKIVLIKIISNYDIGPKSRSALATKLIEEEELNFASKTQKTDILVRLGPTMGLMGTLIPLGPGLSALGAGDITALAQSLTIAFDTTVTGLAAGSIGFMVSRYRKKWYADDLSILEAIVESTLESLDNYNNGN, encoded by the coding sequence ATGATAATTTTTGGAAGCGAAGTTTTAAGCAATTTACTCTATTTAATAGCTCAAAGTTTACTTATCCCGGTAATAGTTGTCCTTTTAATATTCATTATATATGCTGTGTTGAGTTTGGGTGGGTTTATTACTGAAAGATTTGCCAGAACAAAATTTGATGTAGATAAAATAGAGCAACTTATAAGAAACATTTCAAATTCGTCTAATCCTCAGGAAATGAAAGAGAAAGTGGACGAAAGTGATCTATCAGCCAATCAAAAAATTGTTTTGATAAAAATCATTTCTAATTATGATATTGGGCCAAAATCAAGAAGTGCATTGGCCACTAAATTAATTGAAGAAGAAGAACTTAATTTTGCATCTAAAACCCAAAAAACAGATATACTTGTTAGATTAGGCCCTACAATGGGATTAATGGGAACTTTAATTCCTTTAGGGCCTGGTCTCTCAGCTCTAGGTGCAGGGGACATCACGGCACTTGCACAATCATTGACAATTGCTTTTGATACAACGGTAACTGGCTTAGCAGCAGGTTCAATAGGATTTATGGTATCAAGGTACAGGAAGAAGTGGTATGCAGATGATCTATCAATCTTAGAAGCCATAGTTGAGTCGACTCTGGAATCTCTGGATAATTATAACAATGGTAATTAA
- a CDS encoding DUF2149 domain-containing protein: MSKKKRKFLDVDEEDPTSGIINLTDCMLVLAVGFLVFAVMALSSNPSLLSESTTSSQNTVSVTTGETINDTPENGSGSGEGYQEMGTVYKDPETGKLIMVK; encoded by the coding sequence ATGTCTAAAAAGAAAAGAAAGTTTCTTGATGTAGATGAAGAAGACCCTACATCGGGGATAATTAATTTAACAGATTGTATGCTAGTTTTAGCAGTTGGATTTTTAGTATTTGCAGTTATGGCTTTAAGTAGTAACCCTTCATTATTATCTGAATCTACAACATCTTCCCAAAATACGGTTTCAGTTACCACAGGTGAAACAATTAATGACACTCCTGAAAATGGTTCTGGTTCTGGTGAAGGTTATCAAGAAATGGGGACTGTGTATAAAGACCCCGAGACTGGAAAACTTATAATGGTTAAATAG
- a CDS encoding ABC transporter ATP-binding protein has protein sequence MSILEIKNATFSYDDVENTFEDINLSVDKGDVVCILGPNGCGKTTLIKCLNKLLDLKDGAVYIHGEDVKNIDQRRIAQNIGYIPQSHVSTFAFSVLDVVLMGRAPHLDFLESPTEEDYEIAEAALEKFGINDIKEKPYTSLSGGEQQLVFFARVITQQPNILILDEPTSHLDFGNQLKTLDVISKLASDGLSVIMTSHYPDHAFISSNKVAIMKDRNFLDIGTPDDIITRENMEKVYGINVKIVDVGDNRKVCVPLKSVEDS, from the coding sequence TTGAGTATATTAGAAATAAAGAATGCTACATTCTCTTATGATGATGTAGAAAATACATTTGAAGATATCAATCTGAGTGTAGATAAGGGGGATGTGGTTTGTATACTGGGACCTAATGGCTGTGGTAAAACCACTCTTATTAAATGTTTAAATAAATTACTTGATCTTAAAGATGGGGCTGTTTATATCCATGGAGAAGACGTCAAAAACATTGATCAGCGAAGAATTGCCCAGAATATTGGTTATATTCCTCAAAGTCATGTTTCAACATTTGCTTTTTCTGTACTGGACGTTGTCCTTATGGGTAGAGCCCCTCATCTAGATTTCCTGGAATCACCCACTGAAGAAGACTATGAGATAGCAGAAGCTGCTTTAGAGAAGTTTGGAATAAATGATATCAAAGAAAAACCTTACACTTCTTTAAGTGGCGGGGAACAGCAACTGGTATTTTTCGCAAGGGTCATTACTCAGCAGCCAAATATATTGATATTGGATGAGCCTACATCTCATCTTGATTTTGGAAATCAACTGAAAACACTTGATGTTATTTCTAAATTAGCCTCTGATGGTCTTTCAGTAATAATGACATCCCATTACCCGGATCATGCTTTCATATCCTCCAATAAAGTGGCTATAATGAAAGATCGTAACTTCCTGGATATTGGAACACCAGATGATATCATAACTCGTGAAAATATGGAAAAAGTATACGGTATCAATGTGAAAATCGTTGATGTAGGGGACAATAGGAAGGTTTGCGTTCCTTTAAAAAGTGTTGAAGATAGTTAA
- a CDS encoding class I SAM-dependent methyltransferase, whose product MVEKEHLNVIKEPMDEINWAEQWKKELMDLPSDNKKKDWNKIAKKFKKWTEKDDYPQRVLNKIETEKDYSVLDVGCGNGIITIPLAKKVSNVTCVDISSEMLDILKENAQKEGIENLTFLKEDLAEISLESVGKHDVIVASRCLNGVHEIGNVLKEFNKIGKYVYLTVWGPNSRKFEDEACKLLKKENPNFPSYIYIYNMLYQMGIAANVEKLEFASNSSYSDIDEALDNYKWKMGDLNPEEEEILKDHLKTILVTREDGRLENPHEQKEWILIWWKSDEESAA is encoded by the coding sequence ATGGTTGAAAAAGAACATTTAAATGTTATAAAAGAGCCTATGGATGAAATAAATTGGGCTGAACAATGGAAAAAAGAATTAATGGATTTACCTTCAGACAATAAAAAGAAAGATTGGAATAAAATCGCAAAAAAATTTAAAAAATGGACTGAAAAGGATGATTATCCGCAAAGGGTTCTGAACAAAATAGAAACTGAAAAAGATTATTCAGTTCTGGATGTAGGGTGTGGTAATGGTATAATTACTATACCTTTAGCAAAAAAGGTATCCAATGTTACATGTGTTGACATATCCAGTGAAATGCTTGATATTTTAAAAGAAAATGCTCAAAAAGAAGGAATTGAAAATTTAACATTTCTAAAAGAAGATTTGGCTGAAATATCATTAGAAAGTGTTGGTAAACATGATGTAATAGTTGCTTCCAGGTGTCTTAATGGCGTACACGAAATTGGGAATGTGTTAAAAGAGTTTAATAAGATTGGTAAATATGTTTATCTCACTGTCTGGGGGCCTAACAGTAGGAAATTTGAGGATGAAGCATGCAAGCTTTTAAAAAAGGAGAATCCTAATTTTCCAAGTTATATCTACATTTATAATATGCTTTATCAAATGGGGATTGCAGCCAACGTAGAGAAACTAGAATTTGCATCCAATAGTTCATACTCTGATATTGATGAGGCCTTGGACAACTACAAATGGAAAATGGGTGATTTAAATCCAGAAGAAGAAGAGATTTTAAAAGATCACTTAAAAACCATCTTGGTTACTAGAGAAGATGGAAGGCTGGAAAATCCCCATGAACAAAAAGAATGGATCCTCATTTGGTGGAAAAGTGATGAAGAATCCGCAGCTTAA
- a CDS encoding DUF2162 family putative transporter — MSEIIWEFLIISVITLLAINIGLAMGLSRIEKKKALVISITYCLFIFLSLILTCIILQYVNLLYPLMSNYISIIMALIGFLLIIGAILTISGWKKNKKEYTNLKSPAIVFSFVCCFLGIISNFILLSKSTIFSSFEAKLYILGPLLIVIIIFFLFSKFLRKAESPYPLVIANYMTLNGLFFIIAAIFIPNINSLSNVQTNPLVIKSTSSLFFLFIAGIGILLLGVFLHNRSMQDKHEKYNIADSEDTIKENQ; from the coding sequence ATGAGCGAAATAATATGGGAATTTTTAATTATATCTGTTATAACATTGTTGGCCATAAATATTGGCCTTGCAATGGGTCTCTCTAGAATTGAAAAAAAGAAAGCATTGGTTATCTCAATTACTTATTGCTTATTTATTTTCTTAAGTCTAATTTTGACCTGTATCATTTTACAATACGTCAATTTATTATACCCTTTGATGAGCAATTATATTTCCATTATAATGGCCTTAATTGGTTTTTTACTTATTATAGGTGCTATTTTAACAATTAGTGGATGGAAAAAGAATAAAAAAGAATATACAAATTTAAAGTCACCAGCCATTGTATTTTCTTTTGTTTGTTGTTTTTTGGGAATTATTTCCAATTTCATTTTATTAAGTAAAAGCACAATTTTTTCATCTTTTGAGGCGAAGTTGTATATTTTAGGGCCTCTTTTGATTGTTATAATTATATTCTTTTTATTTTCTAAGTTTTTAAGAAAAGCTGAAAGTCCTTATCCATTAGTAATTGCAAATTATATGACTTTAAATGGTTTATTCTTTATAATTGCAGCGATATTCATACCTAATATCAATTCACTATCAAATGTTCAAACAAATCCTCTGGTTATTAAATCGACATCATCATTATTCTTTTTGTTTATAGCCGGAATTGGAATATTACTGCTTGGAGTTTTTTTACATAACAGATCAATGCAGGATAAACATGAAAAATATAATATAGCAGATTCTGAGGATACAATAAAGGAAAATCAGTAA
- a CDS encoding FecCD family ABC transporter permease has protein sequence MPDGINNLKKRLSLNYNTRRWSVNLILITLPILLFFVSFLIGRYPLTPVEVILTILAKVYPALQVSPTATTIVWDIRLPRIVAAILVGAALSVAGASFQGTFKNPLVSPDILGVSSGAGFGASIAILLVGIPLITQVSAFVWGLIAVCVTYALARSIRSSEILIMVLSGMGVGSLFTALISLCKYMADPFEKLPQIVYWLMGSLASVNNHEVLLASIPIILGISFLFILRWKLNILAMGDEESKSLGVDTGKLRFIIILCCTMITAAAVSISGIIGWVGLIIPHISRMLVGPDHKNLLPATICLGASFLLLIDNISRTILITEVPIGILTAIIGAPFFLYLLRRGYNQWT, from the coding sequence ATGCCGGATGGAATAAACAATCTAAAAAAGAGATTATCTTTAAATTATAATACTAGAAGATGGTCAGTTAATTTGATTCTAATCACTCTCCCAATACTCCTATTTTTCGTTTCTTTTCTCATTGGGAGATATCCTTTAACGCCTGTTGAAGTTATTTTAACTATTCTTGCTAAAGTGTATCCTGCTTTACAGGTTTCTCCCACAGCTACAACTATTGTATGGGATATAAGATTACCAAGGATAGTTGCTGCAATATTAGTAGGTGCAGCTTTATCTGTAGCAGGAGCATCATTTCAAGGGACATTTAAAAACCCACTGGTTTCTCCAGATATTTTAGGTGTATCTTCAGGAGCTGGGTTTGGGGCTTCCATAGCTATATTATTAGTAGGCATACCCCTTATAACCCAAGTATCAGCTTTTGTCTGGGGCCTTATTGCAGTGTGTGTCACATATGCTCTGGCCAGATCCATTAGAAGTTCGGAGATACTAATAATGGTTTTAAGTGGTATGGGTGTTGGATCACTATTTACTGCATTAATATCCCTATGTAAATATATGGCTGATCCTTTTGAAAAACTACCTCAAATTGTCTACTGGTTGATGGGAAGTTTAGCCTCGGTGAATAATCACGAGGTTTTACTGGCATCTATACCTATTATATTAGGAATAAGTTTTTTATTTATCCTTCGATGGAAATTAAATATTTTAGCAATGGGTGATGAGGAATCTAAATCTTTAGGTGTTGATACTGGTAAATTACGTTTTATAATTATATTGTGCTGTACTATGATAACTGCAGCTGCAGTATCTATTAGTGGTATTATAGGGTGGGTAGGTTTAATTATTCCACATATAAGCCGCATGCTTGTGGGTCCAGATCATAAAAACTTATTGCCTGCCACCATCTGTTTGGGTGCTTCTTTTTTATTATTGATTGATAATATTTCAAGAACAATACTCATTACAGAAGTTCCTATAGGTATTCTAACAGCAATAATTGGAGCCCCATTTTTCTTATACTTACTTAGAAGAGGATACAATCAATGGACATGA
- a CDS encoding ABC transporter substrate-binding protein, whose protein sequence is MNKNYLILIVAVALILSSTGGYYLTQDGGLLGKGNVTITDMADRNLTIPSPVTKTLSTSPTTTVLVYMLAPDKLLAFNYEMDGYELEYVPDQYRGLSSVGGWFGSQSGSYEEFIAMEPDVVFDSVTPSNSTSYHTSTISVLNERQQKFGSIPVVGVLDTSNITTLNPSIKFLGTVLQADDQATKLVNFNDKVQKEVKSVVSQIPDNEKVKVYYAEDVDGLKTDPAGSVHGQLIDFCGGKNVADIQIKGGAGETDVSLEQVLKWDPEVIITTDPTFFKNVYNNPDWKSVSAVKNNRVYLSPQSPFKWFDRPTGGNMIMGIPWVAKILYPDKFKNMDLNSLVKEFYNDFYHYQLSDDQVKNLLRNTGMQI, encoded by the coding sequence ATGAATAAAAATTATCTGATTTTAATTGTAGCAGTTGCATTAATATTAAGTTCAACTGGAGGATACTACCTCACACAAGATGGTGGCCTATTAGGGAAAGGTAATGTTACTATAACCGACATGGCTGATAGGAATTTAACAATCCCATCTCCAGTTACTAAAACATTGTCTACATCCCCTACTACTACTGTCCTAGTATATATGTTAGCCCCAGATAAGCTTCTGGCATTTAACTATGAAATGGATGGTTATGAATTAGAATATGTACCAGACCAGTATAGGGGTTTATCCTCAGTGGGTGGATGGTTTGGATCACAATCAGGCAGTTATGAAGAATTCATAGCCATGGAACCTGATGTAGTATTTGATAGTGTAACTCCTTCTAATTCAACTTCATACCACACATCCACTATTTCTGTTCTAAATGAAAGGCAGCAAAAATTTGGTTCAATACCTGTAGTGGGTGTATTAGATACCAGTAATATAACAACACTTAATCCATCTATTAAATTCTTAGGTACTGTATTACAGGCAGATGATCAAGCAACTAAACTTGTAAATTTCAATGATAAAGTTCAAAAAGAAGTAAAATCTGTAGTATCTCAAATACCAGATAATGAAAAGGTAAAAGTTTACTATGCAGAAGATGTTGATGGACTTAAAACAGATCCAGCAGGTTCTGTTCATGGACAACTTATTGATTTCTGTGGTGGTAAAAATGTGGCAGATATTCAAATTAAAGGAGGTGCAGGTGAAACTGATGTATCCCTGGAGCAAGTTTTAAAATGGGATCCTGAAGTTATTATCACTACTGACCCGACTTTCTTTAAGAATGTCTATAACAATCCCGATTGGAAAAGTGTTAGTGCAGTTAAAAATAATAGAGTTTACCTTTCACCACAATCCCCATTTAAATGGTTTGATAGGCCAACTGGTGGGAATATGATAATGGGAATTCCTTGGGTTGCAAAAATACTCTACCCTGATAAATTCAAAAATATGGACTTGAATAGTCTTGTAAAAGAATTTTATAACGACTTTTATCACTACCAGTTAAGTGATGATCAGGTAAAAAATCTTTTAAGAAACACAGGGATGCAGATCTAA
- a CDS encoding FmdE family protein has protein sequence MSAYKELLKKAGEFHGEICGGIVMGTKLAIYGMESMGMEPGKKDKNLIVFTEIDRCMSDAVLAVTRTSVGKKSLKPVGYGKFAATFVNIETEKAIRLVDLEVNKKGEKSYSEQESIEDMIERINKTPAEEIFKLQKVSVKIDENYLPGKPREKAVCKSCGELIMDGKHHLKGGNAYCTSCFNGSYYALLDE, from the coding sequence ATGAGTGCATATAAAGAATTACTTAAAAAAGCAGGAGAATTCCATGGAGAAATCTGTGGTGGAATAGTCATGGGTACTAAATTAGCAATTTATGGTATGGAATCAATGGGAATGGAACCGGGCAAAAAAGATAAAAATTTGATAGTTTTTACAGAAATTGATCGTTGTATGTCTGATGCTGTTTTAGCAGTTACAAGAACATCAGTGGGTAAAAAATCATTAAAACCTGTTGGTTATGGTAAATTTGCTGCAACTTTTGTTAATATAGAAACGGAAAAAGCCATTCGTTTAGTTGATTTGGAAGTTAATAAAAAAGGTGAAAAATCGTACTCTGAGCAAGAATCTATTGAGGATATGATTGAACGGATTAACAAAACCCCTGCTGAAGAAATATTTAAACTTCAAAAAGTATCAGTTAAAATTGATGAAAACTATTTACCTGGAAAACCCCGTGAAAAAGCAGTTTGTAAGAGTTGTGGGGAATTAATAATGGATGGAAAACATCATTTAAAAGGTGGAAATGCATACTGCACATCTTGTTTTAATGGTTCTTATTACGCTCTTTTAGATGAATAA